From the genome of Planctomycetota bacterium, one region includes:
- a CDS encoding sigma-70 family RNA polymerase sigma factor, with amino-acid sequence MDQIPHTEQFVADLTAYQSRLYAYICAIMGGADQAHDVLQETNMVLWRKAGEFEPGTDFGAWAAKIAYFQVLAHRKRRSGDRHVFSDDLLVDIADEFDRQNPTIDERQTALRQCMDKLPAMERDMVRQRYEAGGSVKRIAAQIGRSVGAVSQSLYRIRAALAECVERTITGGES; translated from the coding sequence ATGGATCAGATTCCGCACACCGAGCAGTTCGTCGCCGACCTGACGGCTTACCAGAGCCGGCTTTACGCGTATATCTGCGCGATCATGGGCGGGGCGGATCAGGCGCATGATGTGCTTCAGGAAACGAATATGGTGCTCTGGCGGAAGGCGGGGGAGTTTGAGCCGGGCACGGATTTCGGGGCTTGGGCGGCGAAAATCGCGTATTTTCAAGTGCTGGCCCATCGCAAACGCCGGTCGGGGGATCGGCATGTGTTCAGCGACGATCTCTTGGTGGACATCGCTGACGAGTTCGACCGGCAGAACCCGACGATCGACGAGCGTCAGACGGCGCTGCGGCAGTGCATGGACAAGCTGCCGGCGATGGAGCGGGACATGGTCCGCCAGCGCTACGAAGCGGGCGGATCGGTCAAGCGCATCGCGGCTCAGATCGGTCGGTCGGTCGGGGCGGTGTCGCAGTCGCTGTATCGGATTCGGGCGGCGCTGGCGGAGTGCGTCGAGCGGACGATCACGGGGGGTGAATCATGA
- a CDS encoding sigma-70 family RNA polymerase sigma factor — protein sequence MAMDKRDRVDEFVRLFTEFEPRVHAYVLSLVPDWTEAEEVLQETNAVLWQKFDDFEPGSNFFAWACQIVRYKVLEHQRRRARTGMHLSEQAMEAIESNTIDMADELGARQRALSSCLAKLSPADRDLIEQRYAEGATTQSVARSVGRSVDAIYKAVNRIRRALGECVSRAMRLEGEA from the coding sequence ATGGCGATGGACAAACGTGATCGTGTGGATGAATTCGTTCGGCTCTTCACCGAGTTCGAGCCGCGGGTTCACGCCTACGTCCTCTCGCTCGTGCCCGACTGGACCGAGGCGGAGGAAGTCCTTCAGGAAACCAACGCCGTGCTCTGGCAGAAGTTCGACGACTTTGAGCCCGGGAGCAATTTCTTCGCATGGGCGTGTCAGATCGTTCGCTACAAAGTGCTCGAACATCAGCGCCGCCGGGCCCGCACGGGCATGCACTTAAGCGAACAGGCGATGGAAGCGATCGAATCGAACACGATCGACATGGCTGACGAACTGGGCGCCCGTCAGCGGGCGCTTTCAAGTTGTCTGGCGAAGCTGAGCCCCGCCGACCGCGACCTGATCGAGCAGCGGTACGCCGAGGGGGCGACGACGCAATCCGTCGCCCGATCCGTCGGCCGCTCGGTTGACGCGATCTACAAGGCGGTCAACCGCATTCGCCGCGCGCTGGGCGAATGCGTCTCGCGCGCGATGCGTCTGGAGGGCGAAGCATGA
- the ribD gene encoding bifunctional diaminohydroxyphosphoribosylaminopyrimidine deaminase/5-amino-6-(5-phosphoribosylamino)uracil reductase RibD, producing the protein MSDASYMKQALRLAWRGQGRVEPNPMVGCVIVRNGKVVGRGYHKRFGGAHAEVEALREAGKSARGATVYVTLEPCCHHGKTPPCTDALIAAGVKRVVIGFFDPTPSRCGVGVSLLEKAGIEVERQAVDPDAARLVEPFTKRVLTGLPFVIAKWAATIDGAIATRTGDSKWISNERSRRIVHQMRGRVDAVMVGISTVLADDPMLTARDVPVRRVARRLVVDPKLRTPDQCKLLKSLEEAPLSIAVAKSAMRAEAAKVKRFTEAGVEIVPLPMRGKRALDMHTLMKHMADVHDATNIMVEGGGFTIGSIMDENLVDELLVFIAPKLLGDPDRRSAVQLGTAAEWMSRAMPLHLRQVRRVGEDVCLRYRLQ; encoded by the coding sequence ATGAGCGACGCATCGTACATGAAGCAGGCGCTGCGATTGGCCTGGCGCGGTCAGGGACGGGTCGAGCCCAACCCGATGGTCGGCTGCGTCATCGTCCGCAACGGCAAAGTCGTCGGCCGGGGATATCACAAGCGTTTCGGCGGCGCCCATGCCGAAGTCGAAGCGCTGCGCGAAGCCGGCAAATCCGCCCGCGGCGCGACGGTCTACGTCACCCTCGAACCCTGCTGTCATCACGGCAAGACGCCCCCGTGTACGGACGCCCTCATCGCCGCCGGGGTCAAGCGCGTCGTCATCGGCTTCTTCGACCCGACGCCGTCGCGCTGCGGCGTCGGCGTGTCGCTCCTCGAAAAGGCCGGGATCGAAGTCGAGCGGCAGGCCGTCGACCCCGATGCCGCCCGGCTCGTCGAGCCCTTCACCAAGCGCGTGCTGACCGGTCTGCCCTTCGTCATCGCCAAGTGGGCCGCCACCATCGACGGCGCCATCGCCACGCGGACCGGCGACAGCAAATGGATCAGCAACGAGCGCTCCCGCCGCATCGTGCATCAGATGCGCGGCCGCGTCGACGCCGTCATGGTCGGCATCAGCACCGTCCTCGCCGATGACCCGATGCTCACCGCGCGCGATGTGCCCGTCCGCCGCGTCGCCCGCCGCCTCGTCGTCGATCCCAAACTCCGCACGCCCGACCAATGCAAGCTCCTCAAGTCGCTCGAGGAAGCTCCGCTGTCGATCGCCGTCGCAAAATCGGCGATGCGCGCCGAGGCGGCGAAAGTGAAGCGCTTCACCGAGGCGGGCGTCGAGATCGTGCCCCTGCCGATGCGCGGCAAGCGCGCCTTGGACATGCACACGCTCATGAAGCACATGGCGGACGTGCATGACGCGACGAACATCATGGTCGAAGGCGGGGGGTTCACGATCGGGTCGATCATGGATGAAAACCTCGTCGACGAGCTGCTCGTGTTCATCGCGCCCAAGTTATTGGGCGATCCCGATCGCCGGTCGGCGGTGCAGCTTGGCACGGCGGCCGAATGGATGAGCCGGGCGATGCCGCTGCATCTGCGGCAGGTCCGCCGCGTCGGTGAGGATGTGTGTCTGCGGTATCGGTTGCAATGA
- a CDS encoding prepilin-type N-terminal cleavage/methylation domain-containing protein — translation MLDAQHGFTLIELLVVVAIIAMLISILLPAMSNARELARRTVCASNLHQQGVGIIAFSGDYHLSTPPAIVNQQNNSVGFESAWLKQASKHPEFGYYAGLGILIHFNYAPSDAIAYCPSHVLKYWVAPGVIHPVYTGIMGFIQPESKIPPAVGSMSVTYGYRGSIDAPKYRPANLSTDPAAMPLCADSFGLQRQAHEKGYNVLKVGGSVTFADDPNDKILSYGVINAGAAGYLMQEQLWRGILSQ, via the coding sequence GTGCTCGATGCGCAACATGGCTTCACCCTCATCGAACTCCTCGTCGTCGTCGCCATCATCGCGATGCTCATTTCCATTCTCCTGCCGGCGATGAGCAATGCCCGCGAGCTGGCGCGACGGACGGTCTGCGCGAGCAATCTGCACCAGCAGGGCGTGGGCATCATCGCCTTCTCCGGCGATTACCACCTCAGCACCCCGCCGGCCATCGTCAATCAGCAGAACAACAGCGTCGGGTTCGAGTCGGCCTGGCTCAAGCAGGCGTCCAAACACCCCGAGTTCGGTTACTACGCCGGGCTGGGCATCCTCATCCATTTCAACTACGCCCCCAGCGACGCGATCGCCTACTGTCCGTCCCATGTGCTCAAATACTGGGTCGCACCGGGCGTCATCCACCCCGTCTATACGGGCATCATGGGCTTCATCCAACCCGAGAGCAAAATCCCGCCCGCCGTCGGATCCATGTCGGTGACCTACGGGTACCGCGGCTCCATCGATGCGCCCAAATACCGACCGGCGAACCTGAGCACCGATCCCGCCGCCATGCCCCTCTGCGCCGACAGCTTCGGCCTCCAGCGACAGGCCCACGAAAAGGGCTACAACGTGCTCAAAGTCGGCGGCAGCGTCACCTTCGCCGACGACCCCAACGACAAAATCCTCAGCTACGGCGTGATCAACGCCGGGGCGGCGGGATACCTCATGCAGGAGCAGCTCTGGCGGGGCATCCTCAGCCAGTGA
- the mnmA gene encoding tRNA 2-thiouridine(34) synthase MnmA: protein MPVSRGKVLVAMSGGVDSSVAAAMLMRDGYDVVGCFMRLGSPGESLAQTEACDPHVKIGHQGCCSINDAKDAQHVAAKLGVGFYVLNFKRDFGRIIDYFAAEYNAGRTPNPCVRCNDWLKFGKLADYARSIDADFVASGHYARVQTIDGKPALLRGVDHTKDQSYVLFGAPPEKLAKMLLPVGGYHKREIRALAKEFDLPVFDKPDSQEICFVPDMDYARVVKAKTPGGFAPGSICDMDGREVGQHEGHQHFTIGQRRGVGVALGYPIYVVGKDAASNTITVGPREALATTWCTADQMNWLIDPPQTPRRCTAKIRYNAVPVPATVQVEGDRMIVRFDAPQDAVAPGQAVVCYDGERVLGGGWIAASGR from the coding sequence ATGCCTGTTTCCCGCGGGAAAGTCCTGGTGGCGATGTCCGGCGGCGTCGATTCGTCCGTGGCGGCGGCGATGCTCATGCGCGACGGCTACGACGTCGTCGGCTGCTTCATGCGCCTCGGATCGCCCGGAGAATCCCTCGCTCAAACCGAGGCGTGCGACCCTCATGTCAAAATCGGCCATCAGGGCTGCTGCTCGATCAACGATGCGAAAGACGCTCAGCACGTGGCGGCCAAACTCGGCGTCGGGTTCTACGTGCTCAACTTCAAGCGCGATTTCGGGCGGATCATCGACTACTTCGCCGCCGAGTACAACGCCGGGCGGACGCCCAATCCCTGCGTCCGCTGCAATGACTGGCTCAAGTTCGGCAAACTCGCCGACTACGCCCGGTCGATCGACGCCGACTTCGTCGCTTCGGGACACTACGCGCGCGTTCAAACGATCGACGGGAAGCCCGCCCTCCTGCGCGGCGTCGATCACACGAAGGATCAAAGCTACGTCTTGTTCGGCGCGCCCCCGGAAAAACTCGCGAAGATGCTGCTCCCCGTCGGCGGGTATCACAAGCGGGAGATCCGGGCGCTGGCCAAAGAGTTTGATCTGCCCGTGTTCGACAAGCCCGATTCGCAGGAGATCTGCTTCGTGCCCGACATGGACTACGCCCGCGTCGTCAAAGCCAAGACGCCCGGCGGGTTCGCCCCCGGAAGTATTTGCGACATGGACGGCCGCGAGGTCGGGCAACATGAAGGCCATCAGCATTTCACCATCGGCCAACGCCGCGGCGTCGGCGTCGCGCTGGGCTACCCCATCTATGTCGTCGGCAAGGATGCGGCCAGCAACACCATCACCGTCGGCCCGCGCGAAGCACTGGCGACGACCTGGTGCACGGCGGATCAAATGAACTGGCTCATCGACCCGCCGCAAACCCCGCGGCGATGCACGGCCAAGATTCGTTACAACGCGGTTCCGGTCCCGGCGACGGTGCAAGTCGAAGGCGATCGGATGATCGTGCGCTTTGACGCCCCGCAGGACGCGGTCGCGCCGGGGCAGGCGGTCGTGTGTTATGACGGCGAGCGCGTGCTGGGCGGCGGGTGGATCGCGGCGTCAGGGCGGTGA
- a CDS encoding prepilin-type N-terminal cleavage/methylation domain-containing protein, with translation MNRHAASHRRAGFTLVEILIVVVILGILAAIVIPQFSNASNTARTSTMLEHLRVLRTQLGVYYVQHNETYPKVEQMWDVMTKKTDAAGNVVADGPLGPYLERAPRNQFTESSTVVAPGAGAATDGWEYNETTGELTAVGFNEKTGEYTAPGDSGNGGNP, from the coding sequence ATGAATCGTCACGCCGCCTCGCACCGCCGCGCGGGTTTCACGCTCGTCGAAATCCTCATCGTCGTGGTCATCCTCGGCATCCTCGCGGCGATCGTCATTCCGCAGTTCTCCAACGCCTCCAACACCGCCCGCACCAGCACGATGCTCGAACATCTGCGCGTGCTGCGCACGCAGCTTGGCGTCTATTACGTGCAGCACAATGAGACGTACCCGAAGGTTGAGCAGATGTGGGACGTGATGACCAAGAAGACCGACGCTGCCGGCAACGTCGTCGCCGACGGCCCGCTCGGGCCTTACCTCGAACGCGCCCCGCGCAATCAGTTCACCGAGAGCAGCACCGTCGTCGCCCCCGGCGCCGGCGCCGCCACCGATGGCTGGGAGTACAACGAAACCACCGGCGAACTCACCGCCGTCGGCTTCAACGAAAAGACCGGCGAATACACCGCCCCCGGCGACTCGGGCAACGGCGGGAATCCGTAA
- a CDS encoding sigma-70 family RNA polymerase sigma factor, with product MRTTFKTDSPLDQMRRRRTVALKPSAKGLSPLEQEQLKAILDEPMDYVTDVAFSKSNAQKKLFDEAPEIPKPNTSWYHPVMEDLSSTPNMKSVVNVVLTAKQEQALFLQFNYARYRVAKLQKAIGDKPVTDKQAAELLEWYNLSRKLRDQIAQSNLALVLAMAKRVRHSDMDFADLISEGNMALLRAIDKFNVARGFKFSTYACRAILKAFSRSGMKHSQYRQLFPTDFDPALERSDFTRRKFDEHEGDCADEVSRIVRDNRAELTDVELSVINHRFALNRREDDNSVPLTLEQVGQIVGLTKERVRQIQNKALEKIRTTLEESFIDGQKPEEILEIEKAAR from the coding sequence ATGCGTACGACTTTCAAGACCGATTCCCCCCTGGACCAAATGCGCCGCCGGCGGACCGTGGCCCTCAAGCCCTCGGCCAAGGGACTCAGCCCGCTGGAGCAGGAGCAGCTTAAGGCCATCCTTGACGAGCCGATGGACTACGTCACCGATGTCGCTTTCAGCAAGTCCAACGCCCAGAAGAAGCTCTTCGACGAGGCGCCGGAGATTCCCAAGCCCAACACGAGTTGGTATCACCCGGTGATGGAGGATCTCTCCAGCACGCCGAACATGAAGAGCGTCGTCAACGTGGTCCTGACCGCCAAGCAGGAACAGGCCCTGTTCCTTCAGTTCAACTACGCCCGCTACCGCGTGGCGAAGCTGCAGAAGGCCATCGGCGACAAGCCCGTCACCGACAAGCAGGCCGCCGAACTGCTCGAGTGGTACAACCTCTCGCGCAAGCTGCGGGATCAGATCGCTCAGTCCAACCTCGCGCTGGTGCTGGCGATGGCCAAGCGCGTCCGTCACAGCGACATGGACTTCGCCGACCTGATTTCCGAAGGGAACATGGCCCTGCTCCGCGCGATTGACAAGTTCAATGTCGCCCGCGGGTTCAAGTTCTCGACCTACGCCTGCCGCGCGATCCTCAAGGCCTTCTCCCGCTCGGGCATGAAGCACAGCCAGTACCGGCAGCTTTTCCCGACGGACTTCGACCCGGCCCTGGAGCGCAGCGACTTCACCCGTCGCAAGTTCGACGAGCATGAAGGCGACTGCGCCGACGAAGTGAGCCGCATCGTGCGGGACAACCGGGCCGAGCTGACGGACGTGGAGCTATCGGTGATCAATCACCGCTTCGCCCTCAACCGGCGCGAGGACGACAACTCCGTCCCGCTGACCCTCGAGCAGGTGGGCCAGATCGTCGGCCTCACCAAGGAGCGCGTCCGACAGATCCAGAACAAGGCCCTGGAAAAGATCCGCACCACGCTCGAAGAGTCCTTCATCGACGGCCAGAAGCCCGAGGAAATCCTCGAAATCGAAAAGGCCGCCCGGTAA
- a CDS encoding dUTP diphosphatase, translating into MNSPIRVPIKRLPGSEGVDLPAVQSAHAAGMDLHAAVEKDTPIAPGQIVLVPCGFAMAVPVGFEAQVRPRSGLAAKFGISMPNAPGTIDADYRGQVMVPLINHGSATFVVTRNMRIAQMLIKPVYVAAWDEVDELPPTDRGAGGFGHTGH; encoded by the coding sequence ATGAATTCACCGATTCGCGTTCCCATCAAGCGTTTGCCCGGCTCCGAGGGCGTCGATCTGCCGGCGGTTCAGTCGGCGCATGCGGCGGGGATGGACCTGCATGCGGCGGTCGAGAAGGACACGCCCATCGCGCCCGGTCAGATCGTGCTCGTGCCCTGCGGGTTCGCCATGGCGGTGCCGGTCGGGTTCGAGGCGCAGGTGCGCCCGCGGTCGGGACTGGCCGCAAAGTTCGGCATCTCGATGCCCAACGCCCCCGGAACGATCGATGCGGACTATCGCGGGCAGGTCATGGTCCCGCTCATCAATCACGGGTCGGCGACGTTCGTCGTGACGCGCAACATGCGCATCGCACAGATGCTCATCAAGCCGGTGTATGTCGCGGCGTGGGACGAAGTCGACGAACTGCCGCCGACGGACCGGGGCGCGGGCGGGTTCGGACATACGGGGCATTGA
- a CDS encoding DUF642 domain-containing protein yields the protein MNVHFIRIGSLALVLAAMSTVAPAAIITNGDFDSYTSPTDGAAISSLSPASWVGNNSNVQYKTAAGPGNVVVAQSGTGFLAIFGTVTGNNAYQTFSTLATGSYTLTFFLTRQNTNTPTVTVDVFDGTNQAVTPLSTGAFSPSGAAGNWTQKTLNFTAASATTTIRFKDTGSTSSVDLFIDNVVVTGPSPVTVPTPAALPAGLALAGALMMRRRK from the coding sequence GTGAACGTGCATTTCATCCGAATCGGTAGTCTGGCCCTGGTGCTGGCGGCGATGAGCACCGTCGCGCCGGCGGCGATCATCACCAACGGCGACTTCGACAGCTACACTTCGCCGACCGACGGCGCCGCGATCAGCTCGCTCTCGCCCGCCTCGTGGGTCGGCAACAATTCCAACGTGCAGTACAAGACCGCCGCCGGGCCCGGCAACGTGGTGGTCGCGCAGTCCGGCACCGGCTTTCTGGCCATCTTCGGCACCGTCACCGGCAACAACGCCTATCAGACCTTCTCCACGCTCGCGACCGGCAGCTACACGCTGACGTTCTTCCTGACGCGGCAGAACACCAACACGCCGACCGTGACCGTCGATGTGTTTGACGGCACGAACCAGGCCGTGACCCCTTTGAGCACCGGCGCCTTCAGCCCCAGCGGCGCGGCGGGCAACTGGACGCAGAAGACGCTCAACTTCACCGCCGCCTCCGCCACCACCACGATCCGCTTCAAGGACACCGGCTCCACCAGCAGCGTCGACCTGTTCATCGACAACGTCGTCGTCACCGGCCCCTCGCCCGTCACCGTGCCGACGCCCGCGGCGTTGCCGGCCGGCTTGGCCCTCGCGGGCGCGCTGATGATGCGCCGCCGTAAATGA
- a CDS encoding LemA family protein, with protein MVGWIVLGVIILLVLMFVAIYNGLIAKRVRVETAWSGIDVQLKRRHDLIPNLVETVKGYAKHESGTLEAVVNARSRAVAANGVEETAAAESLLTGALGKLFALSEAYPDLKANTNFLQLQGELGTTENAISSARQSYNGSVRDYNTSIATIPANIVAGMFGFTAKPFFEIADEAERAVPKVSF; from the coding sequence ATGGTCGGATGGATCGTGCTCGGCGTCATCATTCTTCTGGTCCTCATGTTCGTGGCCATCTACAACGGCCTGATCGCCAAGCGCGTGCGGGTCGAGACGGCGTGGAGTGGGATCGATGTGCAGCTTAAGCGGCGGCACGACCTGATCCCCAACCTCGTCGAAACGGTCAAGGGTTACGCCAAGCATGAAAGCGGAACGCTCGAAGCGGTCGTCAATGCGCGGAGCCGGGCGGTGGCTGCCAACGGCGTCGAGGAAACGGCGGCGGCGGAGAGTCTGCTCACCGGCGCGCTGGGTAAGCTCTTCGCCTTGTCCGAGGCGTACCCCGACCTGAAGGCCAACACGAACTTCCTCCAGCTTCAGGGCGAACTGGGCACGACGGAAAACGCCATCAGCTCGGCGCGCCAGTCGTACAACGGATCGGTGCGCGACTACAACACGTCGATCGCGACGATCCCGGCGAACATCGTGGCGGGCATGTTCGGCTTCACCGCCAAGCCGTTCTTCGAGATCGCCGACGAAGCGGAGCGCGCGGTTCCGAAGGTGAGCTTTTGA
- a CDS encoding DUF1080 domain-containing protein — MTARPTRPRLSPDSCFRPRHVPMARASFFGGLSGRAGRVYNVAPFWTRQPLRIPAMKFAFRTMLLVALSVGACAFAQSDAGWVTLFDGKDLDGWTKADGSPVKDGWEVADGVIHRTTGHGDLFTKDTYLNFELEFEWKISSGGNSGVKYRFTNYGKQALGPEYQVLDDEKHPDANKGPNGTHRAAALYDLIPANDQKKLNPVGEWNTAKIVANGSHLEHYLNGKLVMQIDLDSQQFKDALAASKFKAHEDYCRLPGRIQLQDHGNEVWFRNIRVKKLD, encoded by the coding sequence ATGACCGCCAGACCCACGCGTCCGAGACTTTCCCCCGATTCTTGTTTCCGCCCGCGTCATGTTCCCATGGCGCGGGCTTCTTTTTTTGGCGGACTGTCGGGCCGGGCGGGGCGCGTTTATAATGTCGCTCCGTTTTGGACCCGCCAACCTCTGAGGATACCCGCCATGAAATTCGCCTTCCGCACCATGCTGCTTGTCGCGCTCTCCGTCGGCGCGTGCGCTTTCGCCCAATCCGACGCCGGTTGGGTCACGCTTTTTGACGGCAAGGATTTGGACGGATGGACCAAGGCCGACGGATCGCCCGTCAAGGACGGCTGGGAAGTCGCCGATGGCGTCATCCACCGCACCACCGGCCACGGCGACCTGTTCACCAAAGACACCTACCTGAACTTCGAACTGGAATTCGAATGGAAGATCAGCTCCGGCGGCAACAGCGGCGTCAAGTACCGTTTCACCAACTACGGCAAACAGGCGCTGGGCCCCGAATACCAGGTCCTTGACGATGAGAAGCACCCCGATGCCAACAAGGGCCCCAACGGCACGCACCGCGCCGCGGCGCTCTATGACCTGATCCCCGCCAACGATCAGAAGAAGCTCAATCCCGTCGGCGAATGGAACACGGCGAAGATCGTCGCCAACGGCTCGCATCTCGAACATTACCTCAACGGCAAGCTCGTCATGCAGATCGACCTGGACAGCCAGCAGTTCAAGGACGCGCTGGCGGCCAGCAAATTCAAGGCGCACGAAGACTACTGCCGCCTGCCCGGGCGCATTCAGCTTCAGGACCACGGCAACGAAGTCTGGTTCCGCAACATCCGCGTCAAGAAACTCGACTGA
- a CDS encoding UMP kinase produces MTSPKYKRVLLKISGEGFCSPSGKGIDGEELETLAREILAACQLGTQIAVVVGGGNIIRGARLAKEGRIPQATADYMGMLGTVINGLALKEMLDKLGQPARVLTAINLTAVAEPFIRGRAIRHLEKGRVVIFAAGTGNPFFTTDTAAALRAVEIGADILLKATKVDGVYDKDPVKHPEAVRYEKLTYDEAINKNLKIMDLSAFDMCRAHQIPIAVFNMKQPGHIAGVVAGDPHGTVVRAGE; encoded by the coding sequence ATGACATCTCCGAAGTACAAACGTGTGTTGCTCAAAATCAGCGGCGAAGGATTCTGCAGCCCCAGCGGCAAGGGGATCGACGGCGAGGAGCTCGAGACGCTGGCGCGGGAGATTCTCGCGGCGTGTCAGCTCGGGACGCAGATCGCCGTGGTCGTCGGCGGGGGGAACATCATCCGCGGCGCCCGGCTCGCCAAAGAAGGGCGCATTCCGCAGGCGACGGCCGACTACATGGGCATGCTCGGCACGGTGATCAACGGGCTGGCGCTCAAGGAGATGCTCGACAAGCTGGGGCAGCCGGCGCGGGTGCTGACGGCGATCAATCTGACGGCGGTGGCCGAGCCGTTCATCCGGGGCCGGGCGATCCGGCATCTGGAGAAAGGCCGGGTGGTGATCTTCGCGGCGGGAACGGGCAATCCGTTTTTCACGACCGACACGGCGGCGGCGCTGCGGGCGGTGGAGATCGGCGCGGACATTCTGCTCAAGGCGACGAAAGTCGACGGCGTGTACGACAAGGACCCGGTCAAACATCCCGAAGCGGTGCGCTACGAGAAGCTGACCTACGACGAAGCGATCAACAAGAATCTGAAGATCATGGATCTGTCGGCGTTCGACATGTGCCGGGCGCATCAGATTCCGATCGCGGTGTTCAACATGAAGCAGCCCGGTCACATCGCCGGGGTCGTGGCGGGCGACCCGCACGGGACGGTGGTTCGGGCGGGGGAGTGA
- a CDS encoding ribosome recycling factor, which translates to MDLDEVLLDCEDKMEKAVDYLAGELKGIRTGRASPALVEFVKVDYYGSMTDLRQLAQVSVPEPTQLLIKPYDAGAIQEIAKALQASGLGLNPNVEGKQIRLNLPPLSGERRQQLVGSVKQMAEQAKIAIRNVRRDANKQIDTLEKDKTQHIAEDQAKDAKDQVQELTKKFEGKIDEATESKRKEILEV; encoded by the coding sequence ATGGACCTCGATGAAGTTTTGCTCGACTGCGAAGACAAGATGGAAAAAGCGGTCGATTATCTGGCCGGCGAACTGAAGGGGATTCGCACGGGTCGTGCGTCGCCGGCGCTGGTGGAGTTTGTGAAGGTGGACTATTACGGTTCGATGACGGACCTGCGTCAGCTCGCGCAGGTGTCGGTGCCTGAGCCGACGCAGTTGCTCATCAAGCCCTACGATGCGGGGGCGATTCAGGAAATCGCCAAGGCGCTTCAGGCGTCGGGGCTGGGGCTTAATCCCAACGTCGAAGGCAAGCAGATTCGGCTGAACCTGCCGCCGTTGTCGGGCGAGCGGCGGCAGCAGCTCGTCGGATCGGTCAAGCAGATGGCCGAGCAGGCCAAGATCGCCATCCGCAATGTCCGCCGCGACGCCAACAAGCAGATCGACACGCTCGAGAAGGACAAGACGCAGCACATCGCGGAGGACCAGGCCAAGGATGCGAAGGATCAGGTGCAGGAGCTGACCAAGAAGTTCGAGGGCAAGATCGACGAGGCGACGGAGTCGAAGCGGAAGGAGATTCTGGAAGTCTGA